One Podospora pseudopauciseta strain CBS 411.78 chromosome 4, whole genome shotgun sequence genomic window, ataATGCCCCTGAAACCCCTGAGAACCGGAAAACAACACCCAGTGTACCTACTCCAACAAAGGACATGGCTTGTCAAAAAATGGCCCTCCATGTTCTGTGTTAGCGTAAGCGACGTCACGCGGGCAGTTCTCCATTCAAGCAAGCTTTTCtttgcctttttctttcaGCTTCAGTTTGGAGAAATCGCGGCACTGGCGACGATCGTGTGGGCATGTGGCAATCCCCAAGACCTGGTCACCTAGGATGCGGGGGTGTATTCCCCGCATTCACAGTGAAGCGCGTTCTCCACGGTCATGGGAAAACGCGTGACGCCCACGCTTGGTTGCTGTTCAGCTGTTGGGGGCACCTATTCGGCATCTGATGTGAGGGGCACACTACCAACATGTCGGATCATGGTGTCAGCGTGGAGGCGAGGAAATCCCGATCCGGAAATCGAACAGTTCTTCGGAGGCAGACAAGGAGAGAGGGAAACGCTGACCGGGGCCGGCACGTCAATAGCCTGATTGCCAAATTCGGGGACAACTTTATGATGAGGGTCGTGCGGTACCAGCAAATTGCCATGCATAAGAGACTGGTCCCCATCATGTAGCAGTTGACGTTGCAGTACATCCAAGTTACAGATATAAGCCGTTGATAGACGCAACAAACCACCCACGCACCCGTTTAATAGCCAGACTTATCACCATACCTACCTTCTCCAACCGCCAGACCAACACCACAGAGACTCACAATCATGGCCCCCACGCCCACCGGCATCAACGTGATAATTGTCGGCGCCGGCTTCGGTGGCCTTACAGCAGCAATCGAGTGCCACCGACAAGGCCACAACGTCACCATCTATGAGAACTTCCCCGCTCTCAAGACACTCGGCGACATCATCTCCTTTGGTGCCAACGGCGGGCGTATCTTTGCCCGCTGGGCCGACGGCGCCATTGCCAGAAAGCTCCGTTCCCTCTGCATCGACCTCACAGACTACGGCTTCCGCATTCACAAGTACGACACGGGCGAGGTAGTCTaccaccaacccactccACCCCAGCGCGAGGAGGCGCCCGTCTTCAATGGCCACCGCGGCGAGCTGCATGAGGTGGTGTTCAACTACGCCAGGGACGAACTCGGCATCCCGATCCACCTCGGCCAACACGTCGATGAGTACTTTGAAACCGAGGACAAGGCCGGAATCGTGCTCAAATCTGGAGAGCGGGTCGAGGCCGACATTGTCATTGGGGCTGATGGCGTCAGATCAAAGGCGAGGGAGCTTGTTCTTGGGTACGTAGACAAGCCCAAGAGCAGCGGCTATGCTGTCTGGCGGGCGTGGTTCTCTAACAAGGACATGATTGCCGACCCACGCACCAAGGAGTTTTGTGAGAATGGGGATACCTTCAACGGCTGGATCGGGCCCGACGTGCACTTCCTCTTCAGCACAATCAAGGGCGGCAAGGATTGCTGTTGGGTGCTCACCCACAAAGATGAGCACGACATCGATGAGTCATGGTCTTTCCCGGGCAAGCTGGAGGACGTGTATaaggttttggaggggtgggatcCCGTCTGCAAGGCCATCGTGGAGAAGACCCCGAGCTTGGTGGACTGGAAGTTGGTCTACCGAGACCCCCTGCCCACCTGGGTGAGCAAGCACGCGCGAATTCTGCTCTTGGGTGACGCTGCCCACCCATTCTTGCCTACCAGTGCCCAGGGAGCCACTCAAGCGATGGAGGATGGTGTCACGATTGCCGTGGCCTTGAAGCGCGGGGGGAAGGATGGTGTCCCAGCTGCAGTGAGGGCTCACCAAGAGCTCAGGTATGTTCAGCAACGTCTCGAGTCTGGATTGGGTGTTCCGCTAACATGACAACAGATATGAACGCGTTAGAGCTGTGCAAAAGACTGGCGAGTCCACTCGCGACAGATGGCACAAGACGGACTGGGAAACTGTTAAACAAAACCCGAAGAGCATTGAGTTCCCACGAGAGGACTGGATCCATGGCTTTGACGCTGAAAAGTACGCAGAGGATAATTACGACGAGGCGATCAAGAAGCTGGCAATTAAGCAGGAGCCAGAGGAGGAAACCGCTCCGTTGGCAGCTGTACCTCCAGCTGTAGTGGTTTAGAATTTCGTTACCTTGGGTACCTAGTCATGAAGTCCAGTCGTGGCGCTTGGGAGCATGTTTTGCTTAAGCTGTAGAGGTAGTTTCCAATATCATCCGTGTTGAACAGGATGCCTTGTTTTATGTGAAAACCCTAGTTGAAAACGGACATGCTCCTGGCCAACCCGCTAGCTACCTGTCAGCAATTGCATAGAGATATCTACGTACATTTCACTCTTCTTCCAAGGCCATGATAACGCTCTTCACCTCCAGAAAGTTGTCCATGCTGCACAATGCCCCCTCGCGCCCCTGTCCACTTCCCTTGTACCCACCAAAAGGTAGGTCATATGCAGTATTcgggctggtggtgttgatacC contains:
- a CDS encoding hypothetical protein (antiSMASH:Cluster_9; EggNog:ENOG503NXGC; COG:C); protein product: MAPTPTGINVIIVGAGFGGLTAAIECHRQGHNVTIYENFPALKTLGDIISFGANGGRIFARWADGAIARKLRSLCIDLTDYGFRIHKYDTGEVVYHQPTPPQREEAPVFNGHRGELHEVVFNYARDELGIPIHLGQHVDEYFETEDKAGIVLKSGERVEADIVIGADGVRSKARELVLGYVDKPKSSGYAVWRAWFSNKDMIADPRTKEFCENGDTFNGWIGPDVHFLFSTIKGGKDCCWVLTHKDEHDIDESWSFPGKLEDVYKVLEGWDPVCKAIVEKTPSLVDWKLVYRDPLPTWVSKHARILLLGDAAHPFLPTSAQGATQAMEDGVTIAVALKRGGKDGVPAAVRAHQELRYERVRAVQKTGESTRDRWHKTDWETVKQNPKSIEFPREDWIHGFDAEKYAEDNYDEAIKKLAIKQEPEEETAPLAAVPPAVVV